In the uncultured Erythrobacter sp. genome, CATCGCCAATCTGACTGACCGGCCACCATGTGCCCGCGCTCTCCGGCTCCTGTGCCGTTTCCAGAGCCGTGATGGTCAGTGTGAGGGTGGCGTGGGTAAAGCCGTGCCGCACCGCGCCAAGGCTGCGCCATTCGCCTGCGAGCGGCGGCGCAGCTGATCCGTCCGCGCGCGCCGTCCAGCCGTCGTCCGGCAGCGCGCGCATCCCGCCAAGCATTCCGCTGTCAGGCCGGGTCACAAGCCACACCTCGGTGCCGCTAGCGCGCGTGATCCAGAACGCCATGCCCTGACGCTCAGGCACGGCCTTTTTTGCAGGTTTGACCGGCAAGCGCTCCGGCGCGCCCGCCTTGCGGCCCGCGCAGGCGTCGGCCAGTGGGCAGAGCAGGCAGCGCGGCGCGCGGCTGGTGCAGACGTGGGAGCCGAGGTCCATCATCGCTTGCGCAAAGTCGCCTGAGCGAATGTCCGGCGTGATGGTATCGGCGGCGGCTCGGATCGCCTTGCGCGCCTTGGGCAGAGGTTCGTCGATAGCAAAGAGCCGCGCCACCACCCGCTCGACATTGGCATCAACCACCACCGCGCGCCGCCCAAAGGCGATCGCGGCGATGGCGGCAGCTGTATAGTCGCCCAATCCGGGGAGCTTCCTCAGCTCCCTCTCGGTATCTGGAAAGCCGCCCAACTCGGCCACGGCGCGGGCGCATTTGAGCAAGTTGCGGGCGCGCGAATAATATCCCAGCCCCGCCCATGCCGCCATCACCTCCTCGTCTGAGGCCGATGCCAGCGCCTCGACCGTGGGCCAGGTCGCGGTAAACTTCGCGAAGTACGACTTCACCGCTGCCACCGTCGTCTGCTGGAGCATCACCTCTGACAGCCACACGCGGTAAGGCCAGGCGGGGTCATTCGGCGCCGCGCTGCCCGGCGGCACGCGCCACGGCAGATCGCGAGCGTGCTTGTCATACCACGCGAGCAGATTGTCGGAGATGCTGGCAGTCACGCGCGGCCTATGGCATGGGGCAAGCACACATGGGAAGCGACAAGAAACCTCCGGCGAAAAAGGCTGCGATCAAGCCCTACACCCGCCCGCGCGGGACAGGCGCGCGTGCGATCGGCGATCTGATGCCCGAAATCGGCCGCACCGCCTTTCGCCGCTTCGGATTTGTGCAAAGCTCGGTCGTTACCCGCTGGCCAGAAATCGTCGGCCCCAACCACGCCCGCGTGTGCAGCCCCGAGGCGATCCGCTTCCCCCCGGGCGAGAAGGCGGAAGGCATTCTCGATCTGGTGGTCGTCCCGGCCCATGCGCCGCTGATCACGCAGGTCATTCCCGAGATTATCGAGCGGGTGAACCGCTTCTTCGGCTACCGCGCCGTCGCCCGCGTCAAGCTGCGCCAAGGCGCGGTCACGCCGCCGCCCGATGGCCGCCCCGCCAAGGCTCCACCGTCACTCAAGCCGATCCCGCTGGAATTGGGCGACAGCTTGCGCGATATCGGCGATCCCGAACTGCGCACCGTGCTCGAATCGCTCGCCCGCAGCCTTGGCAATAGCGAACCTGCCCCCTCACAGGAAAACGACCCGCAATGATCAAGCCCCTCCTCCTTGCCGCTGCCGCGCTGGCTCTGACGACCGGCCCCGCGCTCGCGCAGCAAGACCTCTCGCGCCCGGACAGCAGCTTCCAGTCGAAGGACAATCCCGGCAACTGGCAGACAACGATTGCGCGCACGGATCGCGGCCACCTGATCGGCGATCCCAAGGCGGATACCAAGCTGGTTGAATTCATCAGCTACACCTGCCCGCACTGCGCCGATTTTGCCGCGCGCGGCGAACCGGCGCTCGAACTCGTGCTGTTGATGCCGGGCAAGATCAGCTTGGAAGTGCGCCCGGTGATCCGCAACGCGCTCGACCTGACGGTCACTTTGCTCGCCCAATGCGGCGATCCTTCCGCGTTCAAGGGCCGCCATCAGGCGCTGATGCTGTCGCAGTCCGATTGGCTGGGCAAAGCGCGCACCGCGCCCGAAAGCCAGCGCACGGCCTGGCTGCGGGGCGACAAGGCGGGGCGGATGAACGCGGCCAGCGCGCTCGGGCTGACGATGATGCTCGTCAACCGCGGCCAGTCGCAATCCGAACTCGATGCCTGCGTTATGAATGATGCCGCCGCCAAGCAGTTGCTGGACAATGGCCGCGCGGATTTTGATGAGCTTGGGGTCAACAGCACCCCCAGCTTCGCGCTTGATGGCAAGCTGCTCAACGAGGTTCACAGCTGGGAAGATCTCTACCCGGTGCTCTCGGCCAAATTCAGCCCCGCGCCCGGCTGAGCGAATTGTTCACAGCCTCACTGCTGGGTGCTTGCTGCATCGGGGCGTGAGGGGCTAGGTTCTCCCTCTTAGACATCCCAAGGATTGGTGCCACGATGACTGTCTCCCGCCTGTTTTCGCTCCCCCTGCTTGCTCTTGCACCGCTGATGCTGGCCGCCTGCGATGATGCCGCCACTGCCGACGGCGCGGCGAATGGCGAGCCGCTGCCCGCAATCGCCGCTCCGGCTGGTGCCAAGTGGACCGAGACGGTCACCGTCACACCCGAAGGCGGCTTCCTGCTGGGGAACCCCGATGCGCCCTTGAAGCTGGTGGAATATGCCTCGCACACCTGTTCGCACTGCGCGACCTTTGCCAAGACCGGCAAGGAGCCGCTCAAGAACCAGTACGTCGCCAGCGGCGTTGTCAGTTTCGAACTGCGTGAAGCCTTCCTCAATCCCTTCGACGTGGTGATCGCCGGCCTCGCCCAATGCGGAGCCAAGGAGCAGATGCAGCCGCTGTCCGATGAAGTGTGGCAGAACCTTGATGCTGTCTTCGCAGGGCTTCAGGGCAATCCGCAGGGCGTTGAGGCCGCCGGGCAATTGCCGCTCAATCAGCGCTTTGTCGCGATTGCCGAGGCGACCGGGCTGCTCGAATTCTTCGCCGCCCGCGGGCTCTCGGCAGATCAGGGCCGTGCGTGCCTCGCCGACACCGCCAAGATCGAAGCGCTGGTTAAGACGGTCGAGGCCAATAACACCAACGACAAGATCGAAGGCACGCCGACCTTCTTCCTCAACGGCAAGAAGATCGACGGCACGACCTGGGAAGTGGTCGAGCCGGTGCTCAAGAGCGCGGGCGCGCGCTAAGGCCGACCGGCGGGGGCGAACGTCAGCCTGATGCAGATCCACCGGCTCAAGCTCAGCGGCTTCAAGAGCTTCGTCGAGCCGGCGGAACTGCGCATTGAACCCGGCCTGACCGGTGTCGTCGGCCCCAATGGCTGCGGCAAATCCAATCTGCTCGAAGCGATCCGCTGGGTCATGGGGGAAACCTCGGCCAAGTCGATGCGCTCGGGCGGAATGGAGGATGTGATCTTCGCGGGCACCTCAACCCGCCCCCCGCGCGACTTTGCCGAAGTGGTGCTGCACGCGCAGGATGATGCGGGTGAGGAGTTGGTCGTCACCCGCCGGATCGAGCGCGGGGCGGGATCAGCTTACCGGGTCAATGGCCGCGATGTGCGGGCCAAGGATGTCGCGCTGACCTTCGCCGATGCTGCTACCGGGGCG is a window encoding:
- a CDS encoding A/G-specific adenine glycosylase, producing MTASISDNLLAWYDKHARDLPWRVPPGSAAPNDPAWPYRVWLSEVMLQQTTVAAVKSYFAKFTATWPTVEALASASDEEVMAAWAGLGYYSRARNLLKCARAVAELGGFPDTERELRKLPGLGDYTAAAIAAIAFGRRAVVVDANVERVVARLFAIDEPLPKARKAIRAAADTITPDIRSGDFAQAMMDLGSHVCTSRAPRCLLCPLADACAGRKAGAPERLPVKPAKKAVPERQGMAFWITRASGTEVWLVTRPDSGMLGGMRALPDDGWTARADGSAAPPLAGEWRSLGAVRHGFTHATLTLTITALETAQEPESAGTWWPVSQIGDAGLATLFAKAAQLALAAD
- a CDS encoding DciA family protein codes for the protein MGQAHMGSDKKPPAKKAAIKPYTRPRGTGARAIGDLMPEIGRTAFRRFGFVQSSVVTRWPEIVGPNHARVCSPEAIRFPPGEKAEGILDLVVVPAHAPLITQVIPEIIERVNRFFGYRAVARVKLRQGAVTPPPDGRPAKAPPSLKPIPLELGDSLRDIGDPELRTVLESLARSLGNSEPAPSQENDPQ
- a CDS encoding thioredoxin domain-containing protein yields the protein MIKPLLLAAAALALTTGPALAQQDLSRPDSSFQSKDNPGNWQTTIARTDRGHLIGDPKADTKLVEFISYTCPHCADFAARGEPALELVLLMPGKISLEVRPVIRNALDLTVTLLAQCGDPSAFKGRHQALMLSQSDWLGKARTAPESQRTAWLRGDKAGRMNAASALGLTMMLVNRGQSQSELDACVMNDAAAKQLLDNGRADFDELGVNSTPSFALDGKLLNEVHSWEDLYPVLSAKFSPAPG
- a CDS encoding thioredoxin domain-containing protein yields the protein MTVSRLFSLPLLALAPLMLAACDDAATADGAANGEPLPAIAAPAGAKWTETVTVTPEGGFLLGNPDAPLKLVEYASHTCSHCATFAKTGKEPLKNQYVASGVVSFELREAFLNPFDVVIAGLAQCGAKEQMQPLSDEVWQNLDAVFAGLQGNPQGVEAAGQLPLNQRFVAIAEATGLLEFFAARGLSADQGRACLADTAKIEALVKTVEANNTNDKIEGTPTFFLNGKKIDGTTWEVVEPVLKSAGAR